Proteins found in one Massilia sp. H6 genomic segment:
- a CDS encoding SpoVR family protein: MPRDPNNPRALPEQSEWTFELIEQAHDEIKRVAKRYHLDTYPNQLEIITAEQMMDAYTSVGMPVSYNHWSFGKHFLSTEKSYKRGQMGLAYEIVINSNPCIAYLMEENSLTMQALVIAHAAYGHNSFFKGNYLFRTWTDADAIVDYMVFAKNYIAECEQRYGIDAVEDLLDSCHALQNYGVDRYKRPAKLSVAQEKARLKEREEYAQSQVNSIWRTLPLREEQVLDAGPLRFPPEPEENLLYFIEKYAPLLEPWQRELVRITRKISQYFYPQRQTQVMNEGWATFWHYTILQDLYKEGIVGDGFMLEFLQSHTNVVYQPPATSPYYSGINPYALGFAMMTDIRRICEEPTDEDRTWFPDIAGSAWIETMDFAMRNFKDESFIAQYMSPKLIRDFHFFAILDDDRSDKLTISAIHDEQGYRYVRHKLAEQYNIGSREPNIQVWQVNTRDDRALTLRHTQFNRRPLNQQAQEVLKHVARLWGFDVRLETVDPGGHVLSFLECRREKRGR; the protein is encoded by the coding sequence ATGCCGAGAGACCCGAACAATCCGCGCGCCCTGCCCGAGCAGTCCGAATGGACCTTCGAGCTGATCGAGCAGGCGCACGATGAAATCAAGCGGGTAGCCAAGCGCTACCACCTGGATACCTATCCGAACCAGCTTGAAATCATTACCGCCGAGCAAATGATGGATGCCTACACTTCGGTCGGCATGCCTGTCTCCTACAACCATTGGTCGTTCGGCAAGCATTTCCTGTCGACCGAAAAGAGTTACAAGCGTGGCCAGATGGGCCTGGCCTACGAGATCGTCATCAACTCGAATCCCTGCATCGCCTACCTGATGGAAGAAAACAGCCTGACAATGCAGGCGCTGGTCATTGCCCACGCTGCCTATGGCCATAATTCTTTCTTCAAGGGAAATTACCTGTTTCGCACCTGGACCGATGCCGACGCCATCGTCGACTACATGGTGTTTGCCAAGAATTACATCGCCGAATGCGAGCAGCGCTACGGCATCGATGCCGTCGAGGATTTGCTCGATTCGTGCCATGCGCTGCAAAATTACGGGGTCGACCGCTACAAGCGCCCGGCCAAGCTCTCGGTGGCACAAGAAAAAGCGCGCTTGAAAGAGCGCGAAGAATATGCGCAGTCGCAGGTCAACTCGATCTGGCGCACCCTGCCGCTGCGCGAAGAGCAGGTGCTCGATGCGGGGCCACTGCGCTTTCCGCCCGAGCCCGAAGAGAACCTGCTCTACTTCATTGAAAAATACGCACCCCTGCTAGAACCCTGGCAGCGCGAACTGGTTCGTATTACCCGCAAGATCTCGCAATATTTTTATCCGCAGCGCCAGACCCAGGTCATGAACGAAGGCTGGGCCACTTTCTGGCACTACACGATCTTGCAAGACTTGTACAAGGAAGGCATCGTCGGCGACGGCTTCATGCTGGAATTTCTCCAAAGCCACACGAATGTCGTCTACCAGCCGCCCGCGACCAGCCCTTACTACAGCGGCATCAACCCCTATGCGCTCGGTTTCGCCATGATGACCGACATTCGCCGCATTTGCGAAGAGCCAACCGACGAAGACCGAACCTGGTTCCCCGACATTGCAGGAAGCGCGTGGATCGAGACGATGGATTTTGCGATGCGCAACTTCAAGGACGAAAGCTTCATCGCGCAATACATGTCGCCCAAACTGATTCGTGATTTCCACTTCTTCGCCATCCTCGACGACGACCGCAGCGACAAACTGACCATTTCGGCGATCCACGACGAACAGGGTTACCGCTATGTCAGGCATAAGCTGGCCGAGCAGTACAATATTGGCAGCCGCGAACCCAATATCCAGGTTTGGCAAGTCAATACCCGCGACGATCGGGCCCTGACCCTGCGCCATACGCAGTTCAACCGCCGCCCCTTGAACCAGCAGGCCCAGGAGGTGCTCAAGCATGTGGCACGCCTATGGGGCTTCGACGTTCGCCTCGAAACCGTGGACCCTGGCGGCCACGTGCTCAGCTTCCTGGAGTGCCGCCGCGAAAAACGCGGACGCTAA
- a CDS encoding energy transducer TonB, producing the protein MNFTHEKNPGKNFTGLAIVILLHVLVAWAVVNGLGTRIVNKVTEAVETKLIEEVKPPPPPDTPPPPPPPEMKAPPPPFIPPVEVQVQTPPPPQNAITTATNTPPPTTSLAPPAPPAPTAPPAPPAPRAPSRTEAVADFNTCARPEYPRSSQRNEETGTTTLQFLIGSDGRVMDSKLQKSSGFRDLDRAAQSALSKCRFKPAMVDGQPQQAWTAVQYVWTLE; encoded by the coding sequence ATGAATTTTACGCATGAGAAGAACCCGGGAAAGAATTTCACAGGTCTCGCCATTGTCATCCTGTTGCACGTACTGGTAGCTTGGGCCGTCGTCAATGGCTTGGGCACCCGGATCGTTAACAAGGTAACCGAGGCTGTGGAAACGAAACTGATCGAAGAGGTGAAGCCGCCGCCACCGCCGGATACGCCTCCACCGCCGCCTCCGCCGGAAATGAAGGCTCCGCCACCGCCATTCATCCCACCGGTTGAAGTGCAGGTGCAGACGCCGCCGCCGCCGCAAAATGCGATCACGACGGCAACCAACACGCCGCCGCCGACCACATCGCTGGCACCGCCGGCCCCGCCAGCACCGACTGCCCCTCCGGCACCGCCTGCTCCGCGTGCGCCGAGCCGTACCGAAGCTGTGGCCGACTTCAATACTTGCGCACGTCCGGAATATCCGCGTTCGTCGCAGCGTAACGAAGAGACCGGTACTACGACCCTGCAGTTCCTGATTGGTTCTGATGGTCGCGTGATGGATTCCAAATTGCAGAAGTCGAGCGGCTTCCGTGATCTGGACCGAGCCGCTCAGTCGGCTCTGAGCAAATGCCGATTCAAGCCGGCCATGGTTGATGGCCAGCCGCAACAGGCGTGGACAGCGGTGCAGTACGTCTGGACGCTGGAATAA
- a CDS encoding MotA/TolQ/ExbB proton channel family protein, with product MFKNTRLSAMLAAVLFSVTAASALVSAPAFADAPAAGAVAPAADTAAPAVDATEAPAVDAAAVDTAAPMGDAAPAAAGSTEEVHNPYGIGAMWEEGDFVNKGTIIILALMSIGSWYIIITKLIDQQKIMGQSKDASAKFWKAPSIAAGSATLKEGSPFRFIAETGTKATQHHDGALLEQIDLSTWVTMQIQRAVDRVQSRLQDGLSFLATVGSTSPFIGLFGTVWGIYNALTAIGMSGNASIDKVAGPVGEALIMTAFGLFVAVPAVLGYNWLVRRNKSVMEDVRSFSADVHSVLISGAMSTSNAATGAKKAG from the coding sequence ATGTTTAAGAATACCCGTTTGTCCGCTATGCTGGCGGCTGTCCTGTTCTCGGTAACGGCGGCATCGGCCCTGGTCTCCGCACCAGCCTTCGCCGACGCTCCTGCTGCAGGCGCTGTTGCTCCAGCGGCTGACACGGCTGCCCCAGCTGTCGACGCAACTGAAGCACCTGCAGTCGATGCTGCTGCTGTCGACACCGCAGCCCCAATGGGCGACGCCGCTCCTGCCGCAGCTGGCAGCACCGAAGAAGTCCACAACCCGTACGGCATCGGCGCCATGTGGGAAGAAGGCGACTTCGTCAACAAGGGCACCATCATCATCCTGGCCCTGATGTCGATCGGTTCGTGGTACATCATCATCACCAAGCTCATCGATCAGCAAAAGATCATGGGCCAGTCGAAGGATGCTTCGGCCAAGTTCTGGAAAGCCCCATCGATCGCTGCCGGTTCGGCAACGCTGAAAGAAGGCTCGCCATTCCGCTTCATCGCTGAAACCGGCACCAAGGCAACCCAGCACCACGACGGCGCCCTGCTCGAGCAGATCGACCTGTCGACCTGGGTCACCATGCAGATCCAGCGCGCAGTGGACCGCGTTCAGTCGCGTCTGCAAGATGGCCTGTCGTTCCTGGCAACCGTCGGTTCGACCTCGCCGTTCATCGGCCTGTTCGGTACCGTCTGGGGCATCTACAACGCGCTGACCGCCATTGGTATGTCGGGTAACGCATCGATCGACAAAGTCGCAGGTCCAGTGGGTGAAGCACTGATCATGACCGCCTTCGGTCTGTTCGTGGCAGTTCCTGCGGTCCTGGGTTACAACTGGCTGGTGCGTCGTAACAAGTCGGTCATGGAAGACGTCCGTTCGTTCAGCGCCGATGTGCACTCGGTCCTGATCTCGGGTGCCATGTCGACCTCGAACGCCGCCACTGGCGCCAAGAAAGCTGGTTAA
- a CDS encoding biopolymer transporter ExbD, whose product MSMSVGSDSGDEDAVMSEINTTPLVDIMLVLLIIFLITSPVVLNLQKVALPAESNQVTKSKPEDVNITINKDGEMYYNQTRIANTDELFKFLAEQSVKQPQPAVKVRGDQESRYEAIGRVIYTAQRAGIQKVGFVIEPPDRG is encoded by the coding sequence ATGTCGATGAGTGTCGGCTCCGATTCCGGAGATGAAGATGCCGTGATGTCAGAGATCAACACGACGCCGCTAGTCGACATCATGTTGGTTCTTCTGATCATCTTCCTGATCACCAGCCCGGTGGTTCTGAACCTGCAGAAGGTCGCCCTTCCTGCCGAGTCGAACCAGGTCACCAAGTCCAAGCCGGAAGACGTCAACATCACCATCAACAAAGATGGCGAGATGTACTACAACCAGACGCGCATCGCGAACACGGACGAGCTGTTCAAGTTCCTCGCGGAGCAGTCGGTGAAGCAGCCGCAGCCGGCAGTGAAAGTTCGTGGCGACCAGGAAAGCCGCTACGAAGCGATCGGCCGAGTCATTTACACGGCTCAGCGTGCTGGGATTCAGAAGGTCGGTTTCGTGATCGAACCGCCTGACAGGGGATAA
- a CDS encoding biopolymer transporter ExbD, with product MSMNVGSGSAKGADPEPMMEMNMTPLIDVLLVLIIMMIITIPKQNHSVNLNMPVGTPPPSTVKPVVVTIDVDFDGTILWDGEIIADRATLEAKMNGVAAMPDQPEVHLRPNKLVEYKVVAGVMATAQRLGVTKIGMVGNEQFQ from the coding sequence ATGAGCATGAACGTGGGTTCGGGCTCCGCTAAAGGAGCCGATCCGGAACCGATGATGGAAATGAACATGACGCCGCTGATTGACGTCCTGCTCGTTTTGATCATTATGATGATTATCACGATTCCGAAGCAAAACCACTCGGTCAACCTGAACATGCCGGTCGGCACCCCGCCGCCATCGACGGTGAAGCCAGTGGTAGTAACGATCGATGTAGACTTCGATGGCACCATCCTCTGGGACGGCGAGATCATTGCTGATCGCGCCACCCTGGAAGCCAAGATGAACGGTGTCGCTGCAATGCCTGACCAGCCGGAAGTGCATCTGCGTCCGAACAAGCTGGTCGAGTACAAGGTCGTCGCCGGTGTCATGGCAACGGCCCAGCGTCTTGGCGTCACCAAGATCGGCATGGTCGGTAACGAGCAGTTCCAGTAA
- a CDS encoding lipopolysaccharide assembly protein LapB: protein MIKFRLAHLGLALAALGFTAALPVVGIAPAHAAVLRAEVGKPLQQAQSLMKQGNHKGALAALREADKAARDDNERFLIERVRASASSSAGDWDTAARSFEKLLDSGKLNATERSQFSEGLVGIYMRAGDLSKANATILKLLKDRNDPKLRAYLMQNYYKQGNVAALEAELRNAEKSGRLSEDELGMLANIQLKKNDKAGYVNTIEKLASNYPKTQYWTDLLNRVQGKPGFSNRLSVDVYRLKLANNLLKKPSEYMEMAQLVMQSRAPAEALKVIDKGYKAGALGTGPDAARHQRLKDLAEKNLAEQNKNVASLEAEYRAANDNDALVGLGYALVQAGQADKGLKMMESAIKAGGLRRTDEAKLRLGEAYAAAGKKQQAISTFKTVSGKEGTADLARYWIMAINRPIA, encoded by the coding sequence ATGATTAAATTCCGTCTCGCACACCTTGGCCTCGCATTGGCCGCCCTCGGTTTCACCGCTGCCCTGCCGGTAGTCGGTATCGCGCCTGCGCATGCCGCAGTCCTGCGCGCTGAAGTCGGCAAACCACTGCAGCAAGCCCAATCGCTGATGAAGCAAGGCAACCACAAAGGCGCCCTGGCAGCCCTGCGCGAAGCGGATAAAGCAGCCAGGGACGACAACGAGCGTTTCCTCATCGAGCGCGTGCGCGCTTCGGCCTCGTCGTCGGCCGGTGACTGGGATACCGCCGCGCGATCGTTCGAAAAACTGCTCGATTCGGGCAAGCTCAACGCCACTGAGCGTTCGCAATTCTCGGAAGGCCTGGTCGGCATCTATATGCGCGCCGGCGACCTGAGCAAGGCCAACGCCACTATCCTCAAGCTGCTGAAGGACCGTAACGATCCAAAGCTGCGCGCCTACCTGATGCAGAATTACTACAAGCAGGGCAATGTTGCCGCGCTTGAAGCCGAACTGCGCAATGCCGAAAAGAGCGGTCGCCTGAGCGAGGACGAACTCGGCATGCTGGCCAACATCCAGCTCAAGAAGAACGACAAGGCTGGCTATGTCAACACCATCGAAAAGCTGGCGTCGAACTATCCAAAGACCCAGTACTGGACCGATTTGCTCAACCGCGTGCAGGGCAAGCCTGGTTTCTCCAACCGCCTGTCGGTTGACGTATACCGCCTGAAGCTGGCCAACAACCTGCTGAAAAAGCCAAGCGAATACATGGAAATGGCCCAGCTTGTGATGCAGTCGCGGGCACCGGCAGAAGCACTGAAGGTCATCGACAAGGGCTACAAGGCTGGCGCCCTGGGCACCGGGCCGGATGCCGCTCGCCACCAGCGTCTGAAAGACCTGGCCGAGAAGAACCTGGCCGAGCAAAACAAGAATGTCGCGTCCCTGGAAGCCGAGTACCGGGCAGCCAATGACAACGACGCGCTGGTGGGTCTCGGCTATGCGCTGGTCCAGGCTGGCCAGGCCGACAAGGGCCTGAAGATGATGGAGAGCGCTATCAAGGCCGGCGGCCTGCGTCGTACCGACGAAGCCAAGCTGCGCCTGGGCGAAGCCTATGCCGCGGCTGGCAAGAAGCAGCAAGCCATCAGCACCTTCAAGACGGTCAGCGGCAAGGAAGGCACCGCCGACCTGGCGCGCTACTGGATCATGGCAATCAACCGCCCGATCGCCTGA
- a CDS encoding bifunctional riboflavin kinase/FAD synthetase, protein MKVFRGLPNDRARAPCALTIGNFDGVHRGHQALLAQVRGAAASLGIEAAVMTFEPHPREYFAQRSGDLSKAPARIANLRDKLSDLADSGIDRVIVEHFNEQFAAQTPHDFVKQVLVDGLHVKWLMVGDDFRYGARRLGDIAMLEAAGREFGFQVATLGAVMHGERRISSSAVREALAQGDFAATQQLLGHPYTMSGHVIHGRKLGRTLGFPTLNLRVAHRPAVSGIFVVQVHGLADQALPAVASIGVRPTVEDAGRMLLEVHVFDYDASAYGKLVRVEFLAKLRDEEKYIDLPTLTTAIERDAVQARAFFAHRNGALTATDRI, encoded by the coding sequence ATGAAGGTATTTCGCGGACTTCCCAACGACAGGGCGCGCGCGCCATGTGCGCTGACGATCGGCAACTTTGACGGTGTCCACCGCGGCCACCAGGCATTGCTGGCCCAGGTGCGCGGCGCCGCCGCATCGCTCGGGATCGAAGCTGCGGTCATGACCTTCGAGCCCCATCCGCGCGAATATTTCGCCCAGCGCAGCGGCGACCTGTCGAAAGCGCCGGCACGCATCGCCAACCTGCGCGACAAGCTCAGCGACCTGGCCGACTCCGGCATCGACCGCGTCATTGTCGAGCACTTCAACGAACAGTTTGCCGCCCAGACCCCGCACGACTTCGTCAAGCAGGTGCTGGTCGACGGCTTGCACGTCAAGTGGCTGATGGTGGGTGACGACTTCCGCTATGGCGCCCGGCGCCTTGGCGATATTGCAATGCTCGAAGCAGCCGGCCGTGAATTCGGCTTCCAGGTCGCTACGCTCGGCGCCGTCATGCACGGAGAACGCCGTATCTCTTCCTCGGCCGTGCGTGAGGCACTGGCGCAGGGAGACTTTGCCGCTACCCAGCAATTGCTGGGTCATCCCTACACGATGTCGGGGCATGTGATCCATGGCCGCAAGCTGGGCCGCACGCTCGGTTTCCCGACCCTGAACCTGCGCGTTGCCCACCGCCCTGCCGTGTCCGGCATCTTCGTGGTGCAGGTGCATGGCCTGGCCGACCAGGCCCTGCCGGCAGTGGCCAGCATCGGCGTGCGCCCGACCGTCGAAGACGCCGGCCGCATGCTGCTCGAAGTGCACGTGTTCGACTACGACGCGTCCGCCTATGGCAAGCTGGTACGGGTCGAATTTCTGGCCAAGCTGCGCGACGAAGAAAAATACATCGACCTGCCCACCTTGACCACCGCGATCGAGCGCGACGCCGTGCAGGCGCGCGCCTTCTTCGCCCACCGCAACGGCGCGCTGACCGCGACCGACCGAATTTGA
- the ileS gene encoding isoleucine--tRNA ligase, with the protein MSDTKPVQNATPKAAKKPESKYPVNMTDTPFPMRGDLAKREPGWVQQWQEKKLYHRIRKASAGRPKFILHDGPPYANGDIHLGHAVNKILKDMVVKSRTMAGFDAPYVPGWDCHGMPIEIQIEKLYGKNLPTAEVLQKARAYALEQIDRQRAGFIRLGVLGEWENPYMTMAYGNEADELRALGKLLDKGYVYRGLKPVNWCFDCGSALAEAEVEYQDKRDPAIDVGFPFAQPEKIAAAFGLAELPTANGFIVIWTTTPWTIPSNQALNVNPEVTYSLVQTERDGLPLLLILAADLAESVLARYKLEGRTIATTLGEQLGGLQFKHPLYAQDAFYDRLSPVYLADYVTTDSGTGVVHSAPAYGLEDFQSCKAHGLKDDDILKPVMGDGRFALSLPLFGGLSIWEASKPICAALKDAGALFELKMFDHSYMHCWRHKTPIVYRATSQWFAGMDTVPNDGGKSLRETALSGIADTKFFPEWGQARLHGMIENRPDWTLSRQRQWGVPMAFFIHKETGELHPRTPELLEQVAKLIEANGIDAWQSLDPATLLGDDAHHYEKNKDTLDVWFDSGATHQTVLRGSHAEQSSFPADLYLEGSDQHRGWFHSSLLTSSMLNGRPPYKALLTHGFTVDEHGKKMSKSLGNTLAPQKISDTLGADILRLWVASTDYTGELSISEEILKRVTESYRRIRNTLRFLLANTSDFEPGQHAVPVAEMLEIDRYAIAAMAALQDDIGAHFERYEFHPVVSRLQNYCSEDLGGFYLDILKDRLYTNGIDSPARRSAQTALWHIAQSLLRVMAPILSFTAEEAWAVFAGPQAYAASDETIFTQTQWTFPELADAQALLAKYAALRAVRTDVTKQLEELRASGAIGSSLQAELAIKAAGDKFTLLASLEDDLKFVFITSQASVEQVADAANEAVAVTPSEAAKCERCWHYRRDVGHDHEHAGLCGRCTSNLFGRGETRRFA; encoded by the coding sequence ATGTCCGATACCAAACCTGTCCAGAACGCCACGCCAAAGGCCGCCAAGAAGCCCGAGAGCAAATATCCGGTCAATATGACCGACACCCCGTTCCCGATGCGCGGCGACCTCGCCAAGCGCGAGCCGGGCTGGGTCCAGCAGTGGCAAGAAAAAAAGCTGTATCACCGTATCCGCAAGGCCAGCGCCGGCCGTCCGAAGTTCATCCTGCACGACGGCCCACCCTATGCCAACGGCGACATCCACCTCGGTCACGCCGTCAACAAGATCCTGAAAGACATGGTCGTGAAATCGCGCACCATGGCCGGCTTCGACGCGCCCTATGTGCCGGGCTGGGACTGCCACGGCATGCCGATCGAGATCCAGATCGAGAAACTGTACGGCAAGAACCTGCCGACCGCCGAAGTGCTGCAGAAGGCCCGTGCCTACGCACTCGAGCAGATCGACCGCCAGCGCGCCGGCTTCATCCGCCTGGGCGTGCTGGGCGAGTGGGAAAACCCCTATATGACCATGGCTTACGGTAACGAAGCCGACGAACTGCGCGCGCTCGGCAAGCTGCTCGACAAGGGATATGTCTACCGCGGCCTCAAACCGGTGAACTGGTGCTTCGACTGCGGCTCGGCCCTGGCCGAAGCGGAAGTGGAGTACCAGGACAAGCGCGACCCGGCGATCGACGTCGGCTTCCCGTTCGCGCAGCCCGAGAAAATCGCGGCCGCCTTCGGCTTGGCCGAACTGCCGACCGCCAACGGCTTCATCGTGATCTGGACCACCACCCCGTGGACCATCCCGTCGAACCAGGCCCTGAACGTCAATCCGGAAGTGACCTATTCTCTGGTGCAGACTGAACGCGACGGCCTGCCGTTGCTGCTGATCCTGGCCGCCGACCTGGCCGAATCGGTGCTGGCGCGCTATAAGCTCGAAGGCCGCACCATTGCGACTACCCTCGGCGAACAACTCGGCGGCCTGCAGTTCAAGCACCCGCTGTATGCGCAAGATGCGTTCTACGACCGCCTCTCGCCGGTCTACCTGGCCGACTACGTCACCACCGACAGCGGCACCGGCGTGGTCCACTCGGCACCGGCCTATGGCCTGGAAGACTTCCAGTCGTGCAAGGCGCACGGCCTGAAGGACGACGACATCCTGAAACCGGTGATGGGCGACGGCCGCTTCGCCCTGAGCCTGCCGCTGTTCGGCGGCTTGAGCATCTGGGAAGCCTCCAAGCCGATCTGCGCCGCCCTGAAGGACGCTGGCGCGCTGTTCGAGCTGAAGATGTTCGACCATAGCTACATGCATTGCTGGCGCCACAAGACGCCGATCGTCTATCGCGCCACGAGCCAGTGGTTTGCCGGCATGGACACCGTTCCGAACGACGGCGGCAAGAGCCTGCGCGAGACCGCCCTGAGCGGCATCGCCGACACCAAATTCTTTCCCGAGTGGGGCCAGGCACGCCTGCATGGCATGATCGAGAACCGTCCGGACTGGACCCTGTCGCGCCAGCGCCAGTGGGGCGTGCCGATGGCGTTCTTCATCCACAAGGAAACCGGCGAGCTGCACCCGCGCACCCCCGAACTGCTCGAGCAGGTGGCCAAGCTGATCGAAGCGAACGGCATCGATGCCTGGCAGAGCCTGGATCCCGCCACCTTGCTGGGCGACGACGCCCATCATTACGAAAAAAACAAGGACACGCTCGACGTCTGGTTCGACTCGGGCGCGACGCACCAGACCGTGCTGCGCGGCTCGCATGCCGAACAGTCAAGCTTCCCGGCCGACCTCTACCTGGAAGGCTCGGACCAGCACCGCGGCTGGTTCCATTCTTCGCTGCTGACCTCGTCGATGCTCAACGGCCGCCCGCCCTACAAGGCGCTGCTGACCCACGGCTTCACGGTCGACGAACACGGCAAGAAGATGTCGAAGTCGCTCGGTAACACGCTGGCGCCGCAGAAGATCTCGGACACGCTCGGCGCCGACATCCTGCGCCTGTGGGTCGCCTCGACCGACTATACGGGCGAACTGTCGATCAGCGAAGAGATCCTCAAGCGGGTAACCGAGTCCTACCGCCGCATCCGCAACACGCTGCGCTTCCTGCTGGCCAACACCTCGGACTTCGAGCCAGGCCAGCACGCCGTACCGGTGGCCGAGATGCTCGAGATCGACCGCTACGCAATCGCCGCGATGGCGGCGCTGCAGGACGACATCGGCGCGCACTTCGAGCGCTACGAGTTCCATCCGGTCGTCTCTCGCCTGCAGAACTACTGCTCGGAAGACCTGGGCGGCTTCTACCTCGACATCCTGAAAGACCGCCTGTACACCAACGGCATCGACTCGCCGGCGCGGCGCTCGGCCCAGACCGCACTGTGGCACATCGCCCAGTCGCTGCTGCGGGTGATGGCGCCGATCCTGTCGTTCACCGCCGAGGAAGCCTGGGCCGTGTTCGCGGGCCCGCAAGCCTATGCGGCCAGCGACGAGACCATCTTCACCCAGACCCAGTGGACTTTCCCGGAGCTGGCCGACGCTCAGGCGCTGCTGGCCAAGTACGCGGCGCTGCGCGCAGTGCGCACCGACGTCACCAAGCAGCTGGAAGAACTGCGCGCTTCCGGCGCCATCGGCTCGTCGCTGCAGGCGGAGCTGGCGATCAAGGCGGCCGGCGACAAGTTCACGCTGCTGGCGAGCCTGGAAGACGACCTGAAGTTCGTCTTCATCACCTCGCAGGCAAGCGTCGAGCAGGTGGCGGACGCCGCCAACGAAGCGGTGGCCGTGACGCCGTCGGAAGCGGCCAAGTGCGAGCGCTGCTGGCACTACCGCCGCGACGTCGGCCACGACCACGAACACGCCGGCCTGTGCGGCCGCTGCACCAGCAACCTGTTCGGACGCGGCGAAACGCGCCGGTTCGCGTAA
- the lspA gene encoding signal peptidase II, with protein MATKKKPAVPGIKPVYKSSPSLLPWFGIALVIVLLDQVTKLTVERSFAYGETLPITSFFNLIKVYNPGAAFSFLGDAGGWQRYFFTAIGFFAVGFMLYLMKKHANQRLFCFALSLLMGGAIGNVIDRMAYGHVIDFLDFYWPGVGHFPAFNVADICISIGAVLFIMDELRRVNKS; from the coding sequence ATGGCCACCAAAAAGAAACCCGCTGTTCCAGGCATCAAGCCTGTTTATAAAAGTTCGCCCAGCCTGCTGCCGTGGTTTGGCATCGCCCTGGTCATCGTCTTGCTCGACCAGGTCACCAAGCTCACCGTCGAGCGCAGCTTCGCCTACGGCGAGACGCTGCCGATCACCAGCTTCTTCAATTTGATCAAGGTGTATAACCCGGGCGCGGCCTTCAGCTTCCTGGGCGACGCCGGCGGCTGGCAGCGCTACTTCTTCACTGCCATCGGCTTCTTCGCGGTCGGCTTCATGCTCTACCTGATGAAAAAGCATGCCAACCAGCGCCTGTTCTGCTTCGCCCTCAGCCTGCTCATGGGTGGGGCGATCGGCAACGTGATCGACCGCATGGCCTACGGCCACGTGATCGACTTCCTGGATTTCTACTGGCCCGGCGTTGGCCATTTCCCGGCGTTTAACGTGGCGGACATTTGCATTTCGATCGGCGCGGTACTGTTCATCATGGATGAACTGCGCCGCGTTAACAAGTCCTGA